A window from Sphingobacteriia bacterium encodes these proteins:
- a CDS encoding DUF4111 domain-containing protein: MNKKISAEIKNIINILTTRLKYILNDNLLAIYITGSISYGGFDPGKSDIDLVIIINKELMKVQLNNIIELHLSLTEKYPIWGNRLECSYITPEMLNNINIPIKGRLYINNGKVYTDALYGNEWLINLHTLYECGINVYGPCIKEMIKIPIDINEVRKASKQDLYQNWASLLNDCSILKNSEYNAYIVLTLCRILYREKNDDIVPKNKATIWVKEHYKGKWSSIIEKAENYKHGQVLNMTREVLIFLKFVLQELR, translated from the coding sequence ATGAATAAAAAAATTTCTGCGGAAATAAAGAATATTATCAATATTTTAACTACCAGATTAAAATACATTCTTAACGACAATCTTTTAGCTATATATATAACGGGTTCTATTTCATATGGAGGTTTTGATCCAGGGAAAAGTGATATCGATTTAGTTATAATAATTAATAAGGAACTAATGAAAGTACAATTAAATAATATTATCGAATTACATCTTTCATTAACTGAGAAATATCCTATATGGGGTAATAGGCTTGAATGTTCATATATTACCCCTGAAATGTTAAATAATATTAATATACCTATAAAAGGAAGGTTATATATTAATAATGGTAAAGTATATACTGATGCTCTATATGGTAATGAGTGGTTAATTAATCTTCATACTCTTTATGAATGTGGAATTAATGTATATGGACCTTGTATCAAAGAAATGATAAAAATTCCTATTGATATAAATGAAGTAAGAAAAGCCTCTAAGCAAGATTTATATCAAAATTGGGCATCTTTATTAAATGATTGTTCTATCTTAAAAAATAGCGAATATAACGCATATATTGTTTTAACTTTATGTCGCATTCTTTATAGAGAGAAAAATGATGATATTGTACCAAAAAATAAGGCTACCATTTGGGTAAAAGAACATTATAAGGGAAAATGGTCTAGTATAATTGAAAAAGCTGAAAATTATAAACATGGTCAGGTATTAAATATGACCAGGGAAGTATTAATTTTTCTGAAATTTGTATTACAAGAACTAAGATAA
- a CDS encoding aminoglycoside phosphotransferase family protein has product MEFNGLIENLIFLYKEKFNLHNANFIRIKHEDAMVAIVFKVVLPNHTTFILKVHPREEDYFREIYFLKFLSNLLPIPQIIQAEPSSLIVPSAILMEYLPGEVLKRNDITNKLAYKIGELLACIHLNKVEKYGDIANDNLSNDPRIPFTIKFEEGFSECCNHLPEIILKKTRYYFNSHIDLLTQVDGPCIMHRDFRPGNVMAVNNEVTGIIDWGSARGGFAEEDFCSFELNEWSTSPDIKKCFIDGYSNIRPIPNYKLIMPLLLINRALAIIGFTIKTKTWNGVNSSLYQVNRQYLESFFIL; this is encoded by the coding sequence ATGGAATTTAACGGCTTGATAGAAAATCTTATATTCTTATATAAAGAAAAGTTTAATCTCCATAATGCCAATTTCATTCGAATTAAACATGAAGATGCAATGGTCGCAATTGTGTTTAAGGTCGTTTTACCAAATCATACAACATTTATTCTAAAAGTTCATCCACGTGAAGAAGATTATTTTCGTGAAATATATTTTTTAAAATTTTTATCTAATTTATTACCTATACCGCAAATTATTCAGGCAGAACCTTCATCGCTAATAGTACCTAGCGCTATATTAATGGAATATTTACCAGGAGAAGTGTTAAAAAGAAACGATATAACTAATAAACTTGCTTATAAAATTGGTGAACTACTTGCATGTATTCATCTTAATAAAGTAGAAAAATATGGTGATATAGCTAATGATAATTTAAGCAATGATCCACGTATTCCTTTTACAATTAAATTTGAAGAAGGTTTTTCTGAATGTTGTAACCATTTACCTGAAATTATTCTTAAAAAAACTCGTTATTATTTTAATTCCCATATTGATCTACTAACTCAAGTTGATGGTCCTTGTATTATGCATCGTGATTTTCGTCCTGGCAATGTTATGGCAGTTAATAATGAAGTAACAGGAATTATTGATTGGGGTTCTGCACGAGGAGGTTTTGCTGAAGAAGATTTTTGTTCATTTGAACTTAACGAATGGTCTACAAGTCCAGATATTAAAAAGTGTTTTATTGATGGTTATTCTAATATTCGCCCTATTCCAAATTATAAATTAATAATGCCTCTTTTATTAATTAACCGTGCTTTAGCAATAATTGGCTTTACTATTAAAACAAAAACTTGGAATGGAGTTAATTCATCCCTATATCAAGTTAATCGTCAATATCTTGAATCTTTTTTTATTTTATAA
- a CDS encoding alpha/beta hydrolase, translating to MIKVVFIPGNGSSTTKDNWFPSVKADLEVHGLEVIASEFPDKELARQSYWLPYLSHELKADHNTILVGHSSGAVAAIRYAEQYQILGSVLVGTYYTDLGIERGRLSGYFKRPWNWEKIRNNQKFVTLFASQDDPWIPIEQLRFIHKSLNCEYHEYINQGHFGGDYFKAIFPEITLSILNNIQQYIIR from the coding sequence ATGATTAAAGTAGTATTTATTCCTGGAAATGGAAGCTCGACTACAAAAGATAATTGGTTTCCGAGTGTAAAAGCAGATTTAGAAGTCCATGGATTGGAAGTTATTGCTTCTGAATTCCCTGATAAAGAGTTAGCTAGGCAGTCTTATTGGCTTCCTTATTTATCTCATGAACTAAAAGCTGATCATAATACTATTTTAGTTGGACATTCATCAGGAGCAGTTGCAGCTATTAGATATGCCGAACAATATCAAATCCTTGGATCTGTTTTAGTGGGTACTTACTATACTGATTTAGGAATAGAAAGAGGAAGATTATCAGGTTATTTTAAGCGTCCATGGAATTGGGAAAAAATAAGGAATAATCAAAAATTTGTAACTTTATTTGCCTCTCAAGATGACCCTTGGATCCCTATAGAACAACTTCGTTTTATACATAAAAGCTTAAATTGTGAATATCATGAATACATAAATCAGGGGCATTTTGGAGGAGATTATTTTAAAGCTATTTTCCCAGAAATAACTCTTTCAATTTTAAATAACATACAACAATATATAATAAGATAA